In the genome of Croceimicrobium hydrocarbonivorans, one region contains:
- a CDS encoding SLC13 family permease, which produces MLSPEYHSIASLIIIGLLVLVLITDRFKTSLVFLFGGAALMISGAISAPDFLEGLSNPSIIKIFLLIIITAGINESFDLIGGLNRIFKGVKTPQGFIVRMGSSVAILSAFMNNTPVVSVMIPFVHQWGKSNRISPSKLLIPLSFAAIMGGVITLIGTSTNLLLNGLIQDAGLQPLSFFDFTLPGIGITVLGILAMAILAPKLLGDKEDLVSEIKDNRREYLIELRLIENSQYTGQSVEAVGLRNLEGFFLTQIIRENREIAPVPPSEILRQDDVLLFAGDTGQINNLVNRFPGLELAKTNEFQLIENTSYVEAIVAQNSQMDRRNAKEMGFRQRYDAAIIGIHRRGEKLSGKIGSIDLHVGDVLLMVAGPRFIERSSNTGDLIILEEHHKIAEKSNNSKWAFGIGTALSILLSSFGVLSFLEALLLILALQVATKMVNLDLINRVLSLDLLIILMVSLALGDSLISSGGAQILTDHLFSGANHWDHFTLITIVFITTWLLTSFITNVAAVSIMFPIAYSLAMSSGISYEALFLSTAFGASCSFITPFAYQTNLMVMELGKYRFRDFFRIGSIISLIYVAVFLFYIKVFYL; this is translated from the coding sequence TTGCTAAGCCCCGAATACCATAGCATAGCCAGCCTGATCATTATCGGCTTATTGGTTTTGGTTTTAATCACCGATCGATTTAAAACCTCACTGGTATTCCTTTTTGGAGGAGCAGCCTTGATGATTAGCGGTGCTATAAGTGCCCCAGATTTCTTAGAAGGCTTAAGCAATCCATCGATTATCAAGATTTTTTTACTGATCATTATCACTGCTGGGATCAATGAATCCTTTGATTTAATTGGCGGGCTTAACCGGATTTTCAAAGGCGTAAAAACTCCCCAAGGCTTTATAGTCAGGATGGGCTCTTCTGTAGCCATTCTTTCTGCTTTCATGAATAATACCCCGGTGGTAAGTGTGATGATTCCCTTTGTGCATCAATGGGGTAAAAGTAATCGCATCTCTCCTTCCAAACTATTAATACCTCTCTCCTTCGCCGCAATCATGGGTGGAGTTATCACCTTAATTGGCACGTCCACTAATCTCTTGCTTAATGGATTAATTCAAGATGCGGGTTTGCAACCTTTGAGCTTTTTTGACTTCACCCTGCCAGGAATTGGAATTACAGTATTAGGCATATTAGCCATGGCTATTTTGGCTCCCAAGCTTTTAGGCGATAAAGAAGACCTGGTTAGTGAAATAAAGGATAATCGTCGCGAGTATCTCATTGAACTGCGACTGATTGAAAACAGTCAGTATACCGGCCAATCGGTTGAAGCGGTTGGACTGCGTAATCTGGAAGGCTTTTTCCTCACCCAAATTATTCGTGAAAACCGCGAAATTGCCCCTGTGCCACCATCAGAGATACTGCGTCAAGATGATGTATTACTCTTTGCTGGAGATACCGGCCAAATCAATAATCTGGTGAATCGGTTCCCGGGTTTAGAATTAGCTAAAACCAATGAATTTCAGCTGATTGAAAACACCAGTTATGTTGAGGCCATTGTCGCTCAGAACTCCCAAATGGATCGCCGCAATGCCAAGGAAATGGGATTCCGCCAACGTTATGATGCCGCCATCATTGGCATTCACCGCAGAGGTGAAAAGTTATCCGGAAAAATCGGCTCTATTGACCTGCATGTAGGTGATGTCCTTCTTATGGTTGCCGGCCCTCGCTTCATTGAACGAAGCTCAAATACTGGTGACCTGATTATTTTAGAAGAACATCATAAAATAGCCGAAAAATCCAATAACTCGAAATGGGCCTTTGGAATCGGGACTGCCCTCTCTATTTTATTATCCAGCTTTGGGGTGCTCAGCTTCTTAGAAGCCTTGCTTTTAATCTTGGCCCTTCAGGTGGCTACCAAAATGGTAAATCTGGATTTGATCAACAGAGTCCTTAGCCTCGATCTTTTAATAATACTGATGGTTTCATTGGCCTTAGGGGATAGCCTGATTAGTTCTGGAGGAGCTCAGATCCTAACTGATCATCTCTTTAGTGGGGCTAATCACTGGGATCACTTCACTTTAATAACTATTGTTTTTATAACCACCTGGTTACTAACTTCATTTATTACCAATGTGGCTGCGGTATCCATTATGTTTCCGATTGCCTACAGCCTGGCCATGAGTTCAGGTATTAGCTATGAAGCTCTGTTTTTAAGCACTGCATTTGGTGCCTCTTGTAGCTTCATTACTCCATTTGCTTATCAAACCAATTTGATGGTTATGGAATTAGGAAAATATCGATTTCGTGACTTCTTTCGAATTGGTTCAATTATCAGTCTAATTTACGTAGCTGTATTTCTATTTTACATTAAAGTTTTTTACCTCTAA
- a CDS encoding polysaccharide biosynthesis/export family protein yields the protein MTRTKSKLWSHFLKVTLYSLLLIGAIGCVPTKRLTYLQQEEGSSKEYKLERNAYRVQPNDILSITIRTYDAETSQLFNIANMGQPNALQAGDILFYLQGYSIDLNGEISIPIVGNLKVVDYTIEEIQTMVETELEKYFTEESINVTVQLAGIRFSIVGEVARPGKYVVYQNQVNIFEALASAGDITIVGDRKEVMIVRQNPDGVKTFVLDLTDANVINDSRYFIQPNDVINVKPLPQKSFGIGTTGFQTFSQLLSVLASTITLIIAINSLNN from the coding sequence ATGACAAGAACCAAGTCTAAATTGTGGTCGCACTTTCTAAAGGTGACCTTGTATTCATTATTGCTAATTGGGGCTATAGGTTGTGTTCCCACTAAGAGACTCACCTACCTGCAGCAAGAAGAGGGTTCTTCCAAAGAATACAAATTGGAGCGCAATGCCTATCGCGTGCAGCCTAATGACATCTTAAGCATTACTATTCGTACCTATGATGCTGAAACTTCTCAGCTATTTAATATCGCCAATATGGGGCAGCCTAATGCTTTGCAAGCCGGTGATATCCTTTTTTACTTACAAGGCTATTCCATCGATTTAAATGGTGAAATCAGTATTCCGATTGTTGGTAATTTGAAGGTGGTTGACTATACCATTGAAGAAATTCAAACGATGGTCGAAACTGAATTGGAAAAGTACTTTACCGAAGAATCCATTAATGTTACGGTACAATTAGCGGGAATTCGCTTCTCCATAGTTGGCGAAGTAGCGCGCCCAGGCAAATATGTAGTTTACCAAAATCAGGTAAACATTTTCGAGGCACTGGCTTCCGCCGGAGATATTACCATTGTTGGTGATCGCAAAGAAGTAATGATCGTTCGTCAAAACCCGGATGGGGTTAAAACCTTTGTATTAGATCTTACTGATGCCAATGTGATTAACGATTCACGTTATTTCATTCAACCCAATGATGTAATCAACGTGAAGCCCTTACCGCAAAAATCATTTGGTATAGGAACTACCGGATTCCAAACCTTTTCCCAATTACTCTCGGTCTTAGCTTCGACCATCACCTTAATCATCGCGATAAACAGTTTGAACAATTAG
- the cysN gene encoding sulfate adenylyltransferase subunit CysN — protein MSDNSYLDMQLLRFTTAGSVDDGKSTLIGRLLFDSKSIFEDQLESVESSSSKRGLDHIDLALLTDGLKDEREQGITIDVAYRYFATPKRKFIIADTPGHIQYTRNMVTGASTANLALILLDARHGVVEQTCRHSFIASLLQIPHLVVCVNKMDLVDYSEERFNEIVAEYKEFASKLNVNDIRFVPISALHGDNVVNRSEHTDWYNGETLLHTLENIHIDSDQDHVNARFPVQTVIRPKNDAYHDYRGYAGRIAGGIYKPGDDVLVLPSGFSSKIKSIDTLDGPVDEAFSPMSVTITLEDDIDISRGDMIVRPNNQPEVSQDLDVMLCWLNNRPAQPRAKYIIRHTTNEARCMIKEVLYKVNINTLHRVEDDKNISMNDIVRVKLRSTKPLFIDEYNDNRNTGSIILVDESTNETVAAGMIRL, from the coding sequence ATGAGTGATAATTCGTATTTAGATATGCAACTTCTCCGTTTTACCACTGCAGGAAGCGTGGATGACGGAAAAAGTACTTTGATAGGCCGTTTGCTTTTTGATTCGAAATCAATTTTCGAGGATCAATTAGAATCGGTAGAAAGCAGCAGTAGTAAAAGAGGCTTGGATCACATTGACCTTGCCCTTTTAACAGATGGTCTTAAAGATGAGCGCGAACAAGGAATTACAATCGATGTAGCTTACCGCTACTTTGCAACACCCAAGCGTAAATTTATCATTGCTGATACCCCGGGACACATCCAGTATACCCGTAATATGGTTACTGGTGCATCTACCGCTAACTTAGCATTGATTCTTTTAGATGCTCGTCATGGTGTAGTGGAGCAAACTTGTCGCCATTCCTTTATTGCCAGTTTACTACAGATTCCTCATTTGGTGGTTTGTGTAAACAAAATGGACTTGGTAGACTATAGTGAAGAGCGTTTCAATGAAATCGTAGCTGAGTATAAAGAGTTCGCCTCTAAACTTAATGTTAACGATATCCGCTTTGTTCCTATCTCAGCTTTACATGGGGATAATGTGGTTAATCGCAGCGAGCATACTGATTGGTATAATGGAGAAACTCTTTTACACACTTTAGAGAATATTCATATTGATAGTGATCAGGATCATGTAAATGCACGTTTCCCGGTTCAAACTGTGATTCGTCCTAAGAATGACGCTTATCACGATTACCGTGGTTATGCTGGTAGAATTGCCGGTGGTATTTATAAGCCTGGGGATGATGTATTGGTATTACCAAGTGGCTTTAGCTCGAAAATTAAATCCATTGATACTTTGGATGGTCCGGTAGATGAGGCATTCTCACCCATGTCGGTGACTATTACTTTGGAGGATGATATCGACATCAGCCGTGGTGATATGATTGTTCGTCCGAATAATCAACCTGAAGTAAGCCAGGATTTAGATGTAATGCTTTGCTGGTTAAATAACCGTCCGGCTCAACCTCGTGCGAAGTATATAATCCGTCATACTACCAATGAGGCGCGTTGTATGATTAAAGAAGTATTGTACAAAGTGAACATCAATACTTTGCATCGTGTAGAGGATGATAAGAATATTTCAATGAATGATATCGTTCGTGTGAAACTGCGCTCTACTAAGCCCTTGTTTATTGATGAGTATAATGATAACCGCAATACCGGCTCTATTATCTTAGTTGATGAGAGCACTAATGAAACGGTTGCAGCGGGAATGATCCGTTTGTAA
- the cysC gene encoding adenylyl-sulfate kinase, producing MNTEKLHIIPHQHQIQSKDRNELMGHKGMVIWFVGLSGSGKSTLASELERRLYEQGNHTYILDGDNIRSGLNSDLDFSDQSRVENIRRISEVAKLMVDAGLIVLTAFITPFEEERQKVKNLIGAENYFEIFVNCPIEECEKRDVKGLYAKARAGEISNFTGISSPFEEPINPDLKVPTHQMTVAEGVDLILSQLKDRL from the coding sequence ATGAATACTGAAAAGCTTCACATTATTCCCCATCAACATCAAATTCAATCTAAGGATCGGAATGAACTAATGGGACACAAAGGCATGGTTATTTGGTTTGTGGGCCTCAGTGGTTCCGGTAAATCAACCTTAGCTTCAGAACTGGAAAGACGTCTTTACGAGCAAGGAAACCACACCTATATTTTGGATGGCGATAATATTCGCTCTGGCCTAAACTCAGATTTAGACTTTTCTGATCAGTCTCGAGTAGAGAACATTCGCAGGATTAGTGAAGTAGCCAAGTTAATGGTTGATGCCGGCCTAATCGTCTTAACGGCATTTATCACTCCATTCGAAGAAGAACGCCAAAAGGTGAAAAACTTGATTGGTGCAGAAAACTACTTTGAAATTTTTGTGAATTGTCCCATTGAGGAATGCGAGAAACGCGATGTGAAAGGTTTATACGCCAAAGCTCGAGCTGGCGAAATTTCAAACTTTACCGGAATTAGCTCTCCCTTCGAGGAGCCCATAAATCCTGACTTAAAAGTTCCTACCCATCAAATGACAGTTGCTGAAGGGGTAGATTTAATCTTAAGCCAACTTAAGGATCGCTTATAA
- a CDS encoding DegT/DnrJ/EryC1/StrS family aminotransferase, with protein MSDKTKIWLSSPHMGGKEQEFVNEAFETNWIAPLGPHVNGFEADLEKYNGVAHAAALSSGTAALHIALDILNVGPSDIVIVQSFTFCGSANPVIYRGAEPVFIDSEEETWNMCPIALNNALEDLSQKGLIAKVKAIIPVHLYGMPAKMDEIKAVASSYNIPILEDAAESLGSTYKGTFTGAIGDMGVYSFNGNKIITTSGGGALVSSNKEWIDKARFLATQARDDAPHYQHTQIGYNYRLSNVLAGIGRGQMLILDQHIEARRKNFERYQNLFSRINQKGYAVKLQPGLENSFSNRWLSSIIMDPAENKGKDREGLRNFLQEENIEARPLWKPMHMQPVFQNAKYYGGDVAAKLFEIGLCLPSGSNLSEDDWARIETKIESFFS; from the coding sequence ATGAGCGATAAAACCAAGATCTGGCTTTCCTCACCACATATGGGTGGTAAAGAGCAGGAATTCGTAAATGAAGCCTTTGAAACCAACTGGATAGCTCCTCTGGGGCCCCATGTAAATGGTTTTGAAGCCGATCTTGAAAAATACAATGGCGTTGCGCATGCCGCAGCCCTAAGTAGTGGAACAGCCGCACTGCATATTGCCTTGGACATTTTAAATGTAGGTCCAAGTGACATTGTCATAGTACAAAGTTTCACTTTTTGCGGTTCGGCAAATCCGGTTATTTATCGGGGAGCTGAACCTGTATTTATTGATTCGGAAGAAGAGACCTGGAATATGTGTCCTATAGCACTTAATAATGCTTTAGAGGACCTATCTCAAAAAGGATTAATTGCGAAGGTAAAAGCCATAATTCCTGTTCACCTTTACGGAATGCCGGCTAAGATGGATGAAATTAAAGCTGTTGCAAGTTCCTATAACATTCCTATTCTTGAAGATGCTGCTGAAAGTTTAGGCTCTACTTATAAAGGCACATTTACTGGTGCTATTGGCGACATGGGAGTTTATTCCTTCAATGGAAATAAAATTATAACGACGAGTGGCGGTGGAGCTTTGGTTTCTTCCAACAAAGAATGGATTGATAAAGCTCGTTTCCTGGCCACTCAAGCCAGAGATGATGCTCCACACTATCAGCATACCCAAATTGGCTATAACTATCGTTTAAGCAATGTTTTAGCTGGTATTGGCAGGGGCCAGATGTTAATTCTGGATCAACATATTGAAGCTCGACGCAAAAACTTTGAGCGTTACCAAAACCTTTTTTCTCGGATTAATCAAAAAGGCTATGCCGTTAAACTGCAGCCGGGTCTGGAAAATTCCTTTAGTAATCGTTGGTTGAGTTCCATTATTATGGATCCGGCAGAAAACAAAGGGAAAGACCGCGAAGGATTGCGTAACTTCCTCCAGGAAGAAAATATAGAGGCTAGACCTTTATGGAAACCCATGCACATGCAACCCGTTTTCCAAAATGCTAAGTACTATGGCGGAGATGTAGCTGCCAAACTTTTCGAAATCGGCTTATGTCTGCCTTCCGGTAGTAATTTAAGCGAGGACGACTGGGCACGAATCGAAACCAAAATTGAATCATTCTTCTCATGA
- the cysD gene encoding sulfate adenylyltransferase subunit CysD gives MRYTLTHLKELEAEAIYVIREVFAQFENPAILFSGGKDSIVLTHLAKKAFWPAKIPFPLVHIDTGHNFPETMEFRDNLVQELGVRLIVGSVQKSIDDGAVQEETGKNASRNALQTVTLLDSIESNGIDAAMGGARRDEEKARAKERFFSHRDDFGQWDPKNQRPELWNLFNGKKNMGEHFRVFPISNWTEMDVWQYILLENIAIPSLYIAHERKVVWRNNTWLPVSEYITLEDNEKVETKMIRFRTLGDITITGGVESEADTLEKIVQEVASARQTERGNRADDKRGETAMEDRKKQGYF, from the coding sequence ATGCGTTATACATTAACCCACCTTAAGGAATTGGAGGCAGAAGCAATCTACGTGATTCGTGAGGTCTTCGCCCAATTCGAAAACCCAGCCATCCTCTTTAGTGGAGGTAAAGATTCAATCGTTTTAACCCACCTGGCAAAGAAGGCCTTTTGGCCTGCGAAAATTCCTTTTCCATTAGTACACATTGATACTGGACACAACTTTCCAGAGACAATGGAATTTAGGGATAATCTTGTTCAGGAATTAGGCGTGCGCCTGATTGTAGGTTCTGTACAGAAGTCCATCGACGATGGGGCAGTTCAAGAAGAAACTGGTAAGAATGCGAGCCGGAATGCTTTGCAAACAGTTACCTTATTGGACAGCATCGAAAGTAATGGAATTGATGCAGCTATGGGAGGCGCCCGTAGGGATGAAGAAAAAGCTCGCGCTAAAGAACGTTTCTTTTCACACCGCGATGATTTCGGTCAATGGGATCCTAAAAACCAACGTCCGGAACTTTGGAATCTTTTTAATGGTAAGAAGAATATGGGAGAGCACTTCCGGGTTTTCCCAATTAGTAACTGGACTGAAATGGATGTTTGGCAATACATTCTACTTGAGAATATTGCTATTCCTAGCCTATATATTGCACACGAACGTAAAGTAGTATGGCGCAATAATACCTGGTTACCTGTTTCCGAGTACATCACTTTGGAGGATAATGAAAAGGTGGAAACTAAAATGATCCGCTTCAGAACCCTGGGAGATATTACTATCACCGGAGGGGTTGAATCCGAAGCAGATACCTTAGAGAAAATTGTACAGGAAGTAGCTTCCGCCCGTCAAACAGAACGTGGCAACCGTGCTGATGACAAGCGTGGCGAAACGGCCATGGAAGATCGTAAGAAGCAAGGTTATTTCTAA